atcagttaattaattaattccgaTAACCTCAGTTTGCCcatcatttttatttcttatcattatgttttatttttcgatTTTCTGACTGTGTATCAGACTTGGTTTAGATCGATTTACTAATTTTGATCGTTGTTCAGAGATTTTCATCATAGGTCATCCGACTCCGGTGTCTACACCTCTCCCTAACCCAGAACTAATGATCTTCATCAAGCACACAAAATGTTTCTCCACATGAAAAGCACACTAGGATTCAGTCTTTATTTTCATGCAATAAACAAACTTCAACTTCATGCCATTTCAGACTCTAACTGGACCTTGTGCCTTGAATACAAAAGATATATCACTTGTTATACTATCTTCTTAGGCACTTTAATAATATCTTAGTGATCCAAATGAAGTAGAGCACGTGTACTCGTTCATCATCTGAGGTAGAATACAGATACATGACTTCTACCTCATGTGAACTCCATTAGCGTATAAACCTTTTAAAAGATCTCACCTTACAACAACTAGCCCATGATATGCTTTTCTACGAACACATATGCCCTTCATACTACATAGAATCCCGTCTTCCATAAGAGGACCAAACATATTGATATCAATTGTCACGTAATCCGTGAACATGTTCAATCAGTCAGGTTTGATTCCTTTAATGTCTATACTTTCAACACTTCAACTCGCCAATCCATTCACAAATGTCTAACAATCTACTCAACTTCGCCATTGTTTCCAAACTTGGCATTTTCAACCCTTCGTGACCAAGTTTGAGAGGATAATAAAATAGACTGATAATGAAATCAAATCAACTGAAACCATTTGAATTCAATTGGTTAGTTCAAACACTCTCATTCTTGAATTTTCCATTTTAAAAGTActtcacttttatttattttacaataGTCAACAAACCTAACTCTgtactattaattaatttttggtATAAAGGTTAAAATTGCCGCTAAGTTTAttaacaaaaattaattttttttattatgctaCAATAATAGTCCAATTTTTTTCCAGGATAGGAAGTTTAACTGAATTTTACCCTTTAGTAgaaaatctaattaattttaattttcttttagtAAATGAATACGAGAATTATGACAAAATCTCCAGAAAACAGTAAAATTGAGCTAAAATGTCTACCATAAAAGTAAAATCAAATtgttatgcaagttgagggtaGCATTGGGCTTTGGTAAAagattttcactttttttttttttttttttttttaaaaatcaatttcttttttcgtttttcaaatTTACAGAATCCTTTTGACAATGTCTCATATAATTAGGGTTCTTGGTCCAAGCCCAAATTTGAGAATGTCTTGGGACAACAGGAGAGTTCAAGAATTGGGCTTTTTTCAAAAACAAGAAGGCTACCAAATACAACATCAAATTATACACACACAAGAATATGATCAAGTCGTTGGGAATTTGATATTCATAATGCAGCTAACTATTCATTTAATAAtctctaatttttattataaaaaaatatttctagTTGTTTGCAATATATAATGCATAGAATTAAAAAATCAAGCAAAAAGGAAAATGGCCTGCACCAGGCAATCAATCCAATTGAAAATGGCTGTTTTGCACCAGGaatataaaaaagttaaaaggtttttattttagggaaataatttaaaaatattgttgatttctttttattttcttcttttatttgatACTTATTTGATCTGTTTTAATTTTGGCTTTTTTATTCTAAtgtattttgattttgattgctCCATTTCTTGTTGAGATGGTAAACcactttatttatttctttattgaTATCAACTTTGTTTTTTAGTATGagttttattatattaattagaatttagGATTTGTTGTAATGAAAACTATGATTTCGTCTAATATATCTCctcttatattaaaaaaaactatgtcATATGAACTTAGCATATCTTTAACCTCATTAATCGATGAAGTATGCTAACATCAAATCTTATATCAATTCTCCAACATTATTCTGTTTTTATTCATGTGTAGCTCGATTAAGTTTGAAGTCTTATCTCATATATAATTGCTGTTATTAAACTTCAACCCCACTTCCCAAACATCACAAATTTAAATCCCATTCAAAAATAAtctgataaaaattaaaaaaaatattcaactgCAACCAACAACAACAACCTATTAACCTCTTATGATTAAATCACCATTCAACCACTCAACGAAATCACTCAAAATCTTATTAGAATGACCATTTTCTccaacactcttcaaggccatTCCTTTAACTTCTTTAGCCCTCACTTTAATTTTCTCATCACTCAAAACCTCCTCCACCTTCTTCTTGATTTCATCTCTATTAATGGTCCCAAATTCATCACGCTCAAAATCCAATCCCACCTTCCACAAATCACAAATATAGCTCGCATTAACCGGCTGATCAGCAAAGTATGGCCAGCACAAAAAAGGCACCCCATTAGCCACACCTTCCAAAGTAGAATTCCAACCACAATGGCTCAAAAAGCACCCCACAGAAGGGTGACTCAGAACCTTCTGCTGAGGCGCCCATTCCACAATTTTTCCTTGATTTCCAACTCTCTCTTCAAATCCTTGAGGATACACATTTGTCTCTTTGGTAATCCCTGATCTTACAACCCATAAAAACGGCCTACCAGTGAGTTCGAGCCCGAGTGCTAATTCTTGGAATTGAGTTTTGTCAAAAATAGCGAGGCTTCCAAATGCTATATATATGACTGAATTTTGTGGTTGTTGATCTAGCCATTTTAAACAATTTGTGTCTTCCTGCCAGAAGCTACCTGTTGAGTTTCCTTGCCGAGTGCTTGCTAGAAGTGGACCTATTGGTAGAATCTTTGGGGATAATGTGAATGCTCCTGGTTCAAGAGCATATGCTGAATTGGAAATTATCCAGTCTGCTAATTTCACTGCCTCGTTTCTCTTTAGTATTATGTCAATCATATGTTTTTGTGCGGTTGCATCCAATTTCCAATCGAAAATTGATGTGCTTAGTGCAGGCATTCCTGGACCCAACTCAATCATCTGGTTCTTCAACAGAGTTCCTTAAcataatgaaaaagaaaaaagaaaaatttagcAACTGAACATGTTCATTGACTGATAACAGTCAGCAATAATCTGATGACAAGTGGACTGCGGAAACAAGTCTCATCATGTGCGCTGAGTTCTTATACTAGTGATCAAGTCTTTCATATCACATGACTCTCCATTAATATTTGGACATTTGTACTATGACCcacttaaaaaatataaaggtGTAAATGTGTGGATTTACATGTGTTAAATCTAATAATGTGTCGTATACTCAACCAAGTAACCTGAAGTGATGCACGGTCAAATCTAATAATTGTGGTGAGTATATTTCCATAAAAATTGAGATTATTTCAAGGTTTTCTAACATTCATTTAACCTCGTTTAACCCCATCTCTATTTAAACTCTTTTTTAAAAAAGGTTAGCTAAATAACATTCCTTTAATTAACTTCATCTAACCCCAAAACAAGCAAATCCTAAATTACTGGTCACTAGACGTGTAATCTCCCAGGAATTTACTAACTTAATATTGGAATATATTTGCAGGTCACTATCAAAAGATGGACACTGTCTAAAAGGATATTACCAAAATACCTTTTTATTGACATAATTGAttactttaattaaaaaatttatcctATATGAtagtagagagagagagagagggtcTGTCGTATTGATAGAGATGGTTTTTTACCTCATCAggtatttattatattatttgttGCACGGAATATATGAAATAGATTATGAAGTATTAGAACTATGATTCATACCGAATATTCAGATCCCGTGTTGGACTCCAAAAAATTTCAAAGAGTTAGAAGGTATAAAAGGATAAACCTTTCTTTGGATTTTTACTGATTCTATTTATTGATTTAGTATTACAGTTATCGGGGGATAACTAATTTAACATCGACATATAAAATAGTACGATCTAAAACTTAATATTTACTAGACGTGACGGGCACAGACGTTCAAAAGTTGGGTTGCAAATTTATAGCATATCCCTCTAATTAGTTGCAGTAGAAAACATAAAACTGTAATGAAAGTTGTTAGTTCTTACCATTGATATCAATGATTCCCTCCTGAATTAGTTTGTCCATGTTGAATAACAAAGAGTGCATAGCAGCAGATCCAGAACAAAAGATAACTCCAGGGATTTTCATCCTCTCAGCAACTTCAAGAGTCCATCCAAGAGCCTCATCAACAATGAAACAAGTAATCTTTTCATCTTCTGATGCATTCATCTTCCGAATAAGCTCCTCCAGCTTTCCTGGAACAAAACTGAAAAATGATTCTACAAACTTGCTCAGATCATTCCTATCTTCCCATGGTTCCAATCCATCCGGAATCGAAACCAGATTAATATGATCCTCAATAAAATCCTTCTGAATCAATGCTTTTAAGACCCTCTTGTGATTATATTCAGTGTTGACAAATGTGATTTTGAAACCATGTTTAACCAAGGATTGAGATAGCTCCATCATTGGAATAACATGTCCTTGTGCTGGATAAGCCATCACTAAGATATGACCACGTCTCTCCATACTCTTTTTTGTACAGTTTTTGCAGTATTAAAGATGTGTTTCTGAAAAATCATCAAAACCTCCAGATTTATACTCTAATATAATTATGTTTAATCATATGTATAGTCGAGCATTAAATATTTGACTGAAAGTTGAAATTGACAGCCAATCGAAAGACACGAGGGGAAATGggaaagaaattaattttttatttgtttaaataataCTCATACGCAttcaataattttatatattagttATATCTACTACCAGATCTCCTTCAACTATAGTATCTTTCAATAACCTCTTCAatttttataacattttaactGATAGTATTATTTTATTGGTTGGATCTAGACTCTTCCAACAATATTGTCttcaatatttataaaaaatactcGAAAAAGGTTAGTATGCGTGTAAACAAAGGTCTAACTCACTCCAAAAGCTACCTCAAAGGGTGAAGATTGTCTCGCATATTTAAAGAGTCATATAGCTTCCTCGTTTAGCAATGTAGGATGTCTAACACGCCCCGCTAATATCAGCAGGAGCCCCAACATTGAACCATGACTCTGATATCATGTAAACAAAGGCCTTATTCACCCCAAAAGCTACCTCAAAGGGGGATTGCCTCGCATATTTAAGGAGCCATATAGCTTTCTCAtttagcaatgtgggatgtctAACAATGCGAGTGGATCTTTTACCTTTGTGTGTgtcaattattttaataaatagtGTGATATTGCTTGAATGAATACATAAATAGAGTGGTGTGGTATTTTATAACATCTCTTCTGGTGTAAAAAATGACTAttttacaattttaaaaaattaaaaaatagtaTACAACCATTTGAATGATGGGTTTTGAAGGTTTCTAATTGTAAACAATGTTCATGTATGAAAAGTGTTTTAGTGACATCATTAAATCTAAAAAGACTAATAATGgggtaataattaaaaatgaaaaccACATTGGCAAAAATGAAACCAATATACAGCGGttttcaaattattattattttttttttttgaaaaaaagttatttttttgaACCTCAAATATTTATTTCATACTAAAATAGGATTAGCATCCTCAACAATAACGTTTAACAGCCATTTCGGCACTACAGTAGATaaaaaatcgctagcattggaataggtctgcctagctaccaaatgtgCAGTCCTATTCGCTAAACGAGGGACAAAAGCTAAAGTAAAAGTGAGTCTGGATCTAAGAATGACTCGACAATCATGAATTAGCGAACCAAACTCAGAAATATCTTTTTTGCATGAATGAACTGCATCAACAACTAACTTGGCAT
The DNA window shown above is from Euphorbia lathyris chromosome 1, ddEupLath1.1, whole genome shotgun sequence and carries:
- the LOC136212115 gene encoding UDP-glycosyltransferase 83A1-like, with protein sequence MERRGHILVMAYPAQGHVIPMMELSQSLVKHGFKITFVNTEYNHKRVLKALIQKDFIEDHINLVSIPDGLEPWEDRNDLSKFVESFFSFVPGKLEELIRKMNASEDEKITCFIVDEALGWTLEVAERMKIPGVIFCSGSAAMHSLLFNMDKLIQEGIIDINGTLLKNQMIELGPGMPALSTSIFDWKLDATAQKHMIDIILKRNEAVKLADWIISNSAYALEPGAFTLSPKILPIGPLLASTRQGNSTGSFWQEDTNCLKWLDQQPQNSVIYIAFGSLAIFDKTQFQELALGLELTGRPFLWVVRSGITKETNVYPQGFEERVGNQGKIVEWAPQQKVLSHPSVGCFLSHCGWNSTLEGVANGVPFLCWPYFADQPVNASYICDLWKVGLDFERDEFGTINRDEIKKKVEEVLSDEKIKVRAKEVKGMALKSVGENGHSNKILSDFVEWLNGDLIIRG